In Aulosira sp. FACHB-615, the following are encoded in one genomic region:
- a CDS encoding glycerate kinase, producing the protein MTLNILIAPSGFKESLDAEQVADCIATGIARVIPDVNICKAPLVDGGEGFTKTLVAATGGTLHHLEVTGPVGQKVQSHFGFLGGTMKKTAVLEMAAAAGLRLVPTDMRNPMITTTYGVGELIKAALDAGAERILVGCGDSGTNDGGAGMAQALGVKLLDNNGNELGLGCSELVKLQRIDLSAKDCRLNQVEIDVACNWHNLLCGEKGVARVFGPQKGASAETVEQMAFALEHYAAVIKADLGLDVREMAGSGASGGLGTGLHALIGATLHPRYDIVMQYLELDNLIPQADLVITAEGCIDFQTPRGKIPAEVAKRAKRYQLPVIALVGTIGEGAEINFQQGIDYFNSILTHPCQLNEAISQTATLLTNAAEQVARLLLVGKQIRRYQDLRQGNKKNHRRRRVADSQLVTSSYKSIS; encoded by the coding sequence ATGACACTAAACATTTTAATCGCTCCTTCTGGATTTAAAGAAAGTCTTGATGCAGAACAAGTCGCTGACTGTATTGCTACAGGTATCGCCAGAGTTATACCCGATGTAAATATTTGCAAAGCACCTTTAGTAGATGGCGGTGAAGGCTTTACCAAAACCTTAGTTGCAGCCACAGGCGGAACCTTGCATCACTTGGAAGTAACTGGCCCTGTAGGACAAAAAGTACAATCTCACTTTGGCTTTTTGGGTGGAACTATGAAAAAAACCGCAGTCTTAGAAATGGCGGCGGCGGCTGGGTTGCGGCTTGTACCTACCGATATGCGAAATCCCATGATAACCACGACTTATGGAGTAGGTGAGTTAATTAAGGCTGCTTTAGATGCTGGTGCTGAACGTATTTTAGTCGGCTGTGGCGACTCTGGCACAAACGATGGTGGTGCGGGAATGGCGCAAGCTTTGGGTGTGAAGTTGCTAGATAACAATGGTAATGAGTTAGGTTTGGGTTGTAGTGAATTAGTTAAACTCCAACGCATAGATTTATCTGCCAAGGACTGTCGTTTAAATCAAGTCGAGATTGATGTTGCTTGCAATTGGCATAATCTTTTGTGTGGAGAGAAAGGCGTGGCGAGAGTTTTCGGCCCTCAAAAAGGCGCATCTGCTGAAACGGTAGAACAAATGGCTTTTGCGTTAGAACACTATGCGGCGGTTATCAAAGCAGATTTAGGTTTAGATGTGCGAGAAATGGCTGGTAGTGGTGCTTCTGGTGGTTTGGGTACGGGCTTACACGCTTTAATTGGCGCGACATTACACCCACGCTACGATATTGTGATGCAGTATTTGGAATTAGATAATTTAATTCCTCAAGCTGATTTAGTAATTACAGCAGAAGGTTGCATTGATTTTCAAACGCCACGGGGTAAAATTCCGGCGGAAGTTGCTAAACGTGCCAAGCGTTATCAATTACCAGTGATTGCATTAGTTGGGACAATTGGCGAAGGCGCAGAAATTAATTTTCAACAAGGAATTGATTATTTCAATAGTATTTTGACTCATCCTTGTCAATTAAATGAGGCGATTTCTCAAACTGCAACTTTATTAACTAATGCGGCGGAACAAGTGGCGCGGTTGCTATTAGTTGGTAAGCAAATTCGCCGTTATCAGGACTTACGCCAGGGGAATAAAAAAAATCACAGAAGACGCAGAGTTGCAGACAGTCAGTTAGTGACTTCCAGCTATAAATCTATCAGTTAA
- a CDS encoding HlyD family efflux transporter periplasmic adaptor subunit, which yields MTQVNGNRLNGNNGNGKHHSETPTESPVLTSVKKVSQQPLINQRFDNFEQSVVLRQSPVWSRTIMLTLIALAGFGIAWACIAKIEQVVPATGQLKPQGTVKEVQAPVNGVVKAIYVKDGQKVNQGDLLLTFETVATIAELNSLIQVRNSLIRENQIYRRLMNSSYTVGSELEFLRSRLPTDAVFLLKSRAALVAENELLRKELRSSSSTQGLGVDEQQRLQVSKLELATRANAAQLEIEKTKKQLTQNQVKIADTQSSLAIQQQIFNKLKTLAEEGGISQLQYLNQQQQVQTLEAEVAQLQEEDKRLKYEIERGRQELTNTVAVSGKNVLEKISENKQRIADIDSQFIKIVLENEQRLADITSKLSQAQLNLRYQELRAPVSGTVFDLQAKNPGFVANSTQKLLQIVPNDKYIADVFITNQDIGFVREGMKADIRIDSFPFSEFGDIKGELVSVGSDALPPDETHKFYRFPARISLDKQALEMNGKELPLQSGMSITANIKVREERTVMSLFTELFTKQVDSLKEVR from the coding sequence ATGACTCAAGTAAATGGTAATCGTCTCAATGGCAATAATGGTAACGGTAAACATCATTCAGAAACTCCTACCGAATCACCTGTATTAACATCTGTAAAGAAAGTTTCCCAACAGCCTTTAATAAATCAAAGATTTGATAACTTTGAACAATCGGTTGTTTTACGCCAGTCCCCAGTTTGGTCACGTACAATTATGTTGACCTTGATAGCATTAGCTGGGTTTGGTATTGCTTGGGCTTGTATTGCCAAAATTGAACAAGTTGTACCCGCGACTGGACAATTAAAACCCCAAGGAACAGTCAAAGAAGTGCAAGCACCAGTCAATGGTGTCGTCAAAGCAATTTATGTAAAGGATGGACAGAAAGTCAACCAAGGAGATTTATTACTCACCTTTGAAACCGTTGCAACTATAGCCGAATTAAATTCCTTAATTCAAGTGCGGAATAGTTTGATTCGAGAAAATCAAATTTATCGTCGCTTGATGAATTCTAGTTATACTGTGGGTTCAGAATTAGAGTTTTTACGCAGTAGATTACCAACAGATGCCGTATTTTTGTTGAAAAGTCGCGCCGCCTTAGTTGCTGAAAATGAATTGTTACGCAAAGAACTAAGAAGTTCCTCATCTACTCAAGGGCTGGGTGTGGATGAACAACAACGTCTACAAGTGTCTAAACTAGAATTAGCTACCCGCGCCAATGCAGCACAATTAGAAATTGAAAAAACCAAAAAACAACTAACCCAAAACCAAGTTAAAATCGCTGATACCCAATCAAGTTTAGCAATTCAACAGCAGATTTTCAATAAACTGAAAACCTTGGCTGAAGAAGGGGGAATTTCTCAGTTACAATATCTGAATCAACAACAACAAGTACAAACCCTAGAAGCCGAAGTCGCCCAACTACAAGAAGAAGATAAACGCCTCAAATATGAAATCGAAAGAGGACGACAAGAACTCACTAATACTGTAGCGGTTTCCGGTAAAAATGTTTTAGAAAAAATCTCAGAAAATAAACAGCGTATCGCAGATATTGATAGCCAATTTATCAAAATTGTCCTAGAGAATGAACAGCGTTTAGCAGATATTACTAGTAAACTTTCCCAAGCTCAACTCAATCTCAGATACCAAGAACTCCGCGCACCTGTGAGTGGGACAGTTTTTGATCTACAAGCAAAAAATCCGGGGTTTGTAGCTAATTCAACCCAAAAATTACTGCAAATCGTCCCCAACGATAAGTATATTGCTGACGTATTTATTACTAATCAAGATATTGGGTTTGTCCGGGAAGGAATGAAGGCGGATATCAGAATTGATTCTTTTCCTTTCAGCGAATTTGGTGATATTAAAGGAGAATTAGTTTCTGTGGGTTCTGATGCTTTACCACCGGATGAAACTCATAAATTCTACCGATTCCCTGCCAGAATATCCTTAGATAAGCAAGCACTCGAAATGAATGGGAAAGAACTACCCTTGCAGTCTGGGATGTCAATCACAGCTAATATTAAGGTAAGGGAAGAAAGAACAGTGATGAGTCTATTTACTGAATTGTTTACCAAGCAAGTGGATAGTTTAAAAGAAGTACGCTAA
- a CDS encoding PepSY-like domain-containing protein, whose amino-acid sequence MMPLQKTIVGIFNAVLVLAIAGCDIVSNQDKLPETPASVESAFTNKYSEKPRLWQRNYYGYEATFIKKNVKYEAEFSETGEWLETEYYVTEKEFPDVILKRIRQEYPTFKITKYEIEITPKGNFYEVDITDGEMEYELYFDVHGNTQVDMYED is encoded by the coding sequence ATGATGCCTCTACAAAAAACTATAGTCGGCATTTTTAATGCTGTGTTAGTTTTAGCGATCGCTGGTTGTGATATTGTATCAAATCAAGACAAATTGCCAGAAACTCCTGCAAGTGTAGAATCTGCATTCACAAATAAATATTCTGAAAAACCGCGTCTCTGGCAAAGAAATTATTATGGATATGAAGCAACTTTTATTAAAAAAAATGTTAAATACGAAGCTGAGTTTTCTGAGACAGGTGAATGGTTAGAAACAGAATACTATGTGACTGAGAAAGAATTTCCTGATGTTATTTTAAAACGTATTCGCCAAGAATATCCAACATTTAAAATTACCAAATATGAAATTGAAATTACACCCAAAGGTAACTTTTATGAAGTAGATATTACTGATGGTGAAATGGAATATGAATTATATTTTGATGTTCATGGCAATACACAAGTAGATATGTATGAAGATTAA
- a CDS encoding peptidase domain-containing ABC transporter, producing the protein MTYIKSAFQDFIANVAGFEQLPAEVIVSIAEKLEAWRYRIGQKIIGNETIPQKIIFLYEGQVRLLGYEPQTQAAITLKLLKPGAAIGEISFLRQVPCEVAIASTEVICLALNIEEYSRLITEYPEFAYTRQNHSHISEVFSVLGVQVAKQANSVTNFLELSEQALLNTQIQYLSPGKKSSNQLDIDSIWFVSGGEVKNFPPGSRLDLNAATIDVTGKNPARLIGFAPGDLSFLDNYSQAEEESIYDTQTEITDELDIPYAPEEITAVDYPAPKKQKHLKYPFVRGSGEVNATFACFQMLSKHLQIPIRREVVRRILSEQIKRQGSISFPACAYIAELIGLKAQLVDLPASTIERLPTPALIRYRSNFAVLYSADAHHVVVGVPSQGIVRCKPKELLANLELEDGNYQPQMRVLLLSATKETPKERFGVSWFLPYLSRYRRVLIEVFIASFFVQLAQLANPLVIQLIIDKVIVQNSISTLNVLGALLLVVGLFEAIIGTLRTYLFVDTTNRIDMGLGSQIIDHLLRLPLRYFERRPVGELSTRINELENIRQFLTGTALTVGLDALFSVVYIVVMLFYSWQLTLVGLGTIPIFVVITLIASPTISKQLRNKAERNSETQSYLVEVMSGIQTVKAQNIELRSRFSWQERYARYVGAGFKTVVTSTLANSTSNFLNKLSSLLVLWVGAYLVLQGELTLGELIAFRIISGYVTSPILRLAQLWQNFQETALSLERLSDIVDTPEEGEADRGNIPLPAIEGAVKFDNVSFRFNPNGPLQLTNINLEFSTGQFIGIVGQSGSGKSTMMKLLLRLYDVESGRILIDGYDIAKVELYSLRRQIGVVPQETLLFDGTVQENIALTNPEATTEEIIEAARVACAHEFIMGLPNGYNTRVGERGAGLSGGQRQRIAIARSVLQRPKLLVLDEATSALDYPTERQVCLNLAKAFQGSTVFFITHRLNTVSHADTIVVMDASRVIEQGSHQELMAAKGHYSYLYQQQEVNL; encoded by the coding sequence ATGACCTATATTAAAAGCGCCTTTCAAGATTTTATTGCTAATGTAGCAGGATTTGAGCAATTACCTGCCGAAGTGATTGTGAGTATTGCGGAAAAACTAGAAGCTTGGCGCTATCGCATTGGGCAGAAAATTATAGGCAATGAAACCATACCACAAAAAATCATATTTTTATATGAAGGGCAAGTACGCCTGTTGGGTTATGAACCGCAAACTCAAGCAGCTATTACATTAAAATTGCTCAAACCGGGTGCAGCTATTGGGGAAATTAGTTTTTTACGTCAGGTTCCTTGTGAAGTGGCGATCGCTTCCACGGAAGTGATATGTTTAGCTTTAAATATTGAAGAATATTCCCGCCTCATAACAGAATATCCAGAATTTGCCTACACCCGACAAAATCACAGCCATATTTCCGAAGTTTTTAGTGTTTTGGGTGTACAAGTCGCCAAACAAGCCAATTCTGTCACGAATTTTCTGGAATTATCTGAGCAAGCTTTACTCAACACTCAAATACAATACTTATCACCCGGCAAAAAATCATCTAACCAGCTAGATATTGATAGCATTTGGTTTGTGAGTGGGGGTGAAGTTAAGAATTTTCCTCCCGGTTCTCGCCTAGACTTAAATGCAGCCACAATAGACGTTACTGGGAAAAATCCTGCAAGGTTAATTGGTTTTGCACCAGGAGATTTATCATTTTTAGATAACTATTCTCAAGCTGAGGAAGAGTCTATTTATGATACACAAACAGAGATTACAGATGAGTTAGATATTCCCTACGCACCGGAAGAAATTACGGCGGTAGACTATCCAGCACCCAAAAAACAAAAGCACCTCAAATACCCCTTTGTTCGTGGTAGTGGAGAAGTCAATGCGACTTTTGCTTGTTTTCAAATGCTGTCCAAGCATTTACAAATTCCCATACGTCGAGAAGTTGTACGACGCATTTTATCTGAACAAATTAAACGCCAAGGTAGTATATCTTTTCCGGCTTGTGCATATATAGCAGAATTAATTGGTTTAAAAGCACAGTTAGTAGATTTACCCGCATCGACAATTGAACGTCTCCCCACACCAGCACTCATTCGTTATCGCAGCAATTTCGCTGTGTTGTATTCAGCAGATGCACATCATGTTGTTGTGGGTGTGCCATCCCAAGGTATAGTACGCTGTAAACCAAAAGAATTACTGGCAAATTTAGAACTCGAAGACGGTAATTACCAGCCACAAATGCGGGTATTACTGCTAAGTGCAACCAAAGAAACGCCAAAAGAAAGATTTGGTGTATCGTGGTTTTTACCTTATTTGTCGCGCTACCGTCGAGTGCTAATTGAAGTATTTATTGCTTCGTTCTTTGTCCAGTTAGCACAACTGGCAAACCCACTGGTAATTCAGTTAATTATCGACAAGGTAATTGTCCAGAACAGCATTAGTACTTTGAATGTTCTGGGTGCATTACTGTTAGTAGTGGGACTGTTTGAAGCGATAATTGGGACTTTGCGGACTTATTTATTTGTGGATACAACCAACCGCATTGATATGGGTTTGGGTTCACAGATTATTGACCACTTATTAAGATTACCACTGCGCTATTTTGAACGCCGTCCCGTCGGTGAATTGTCAACCAGAATCAACGAGTTAGAAAATATTCGTCAGTTTCTCACCGGGACAGCCTTAACTGTCGGGTTAGATGCCTTATTTTCTGTAGTTTATATTGTTGTCATGCTGTTTTACAGTTGGCAACTAACCTTAGTTGGTTTAGGGACAATTCCCATATTTGTGGTGATTACCTTAATCGCTTCACCCACAATTAGTAAACAGTTACGCAACAAAGCCGAACGCAACTCGGAAACTCAGTCTTATTTAGTTGAGGTGATGTCTGGTATTCAAACAGTAAAAGCGCAAAATATCGAATTGCGATCGCGCTTTTCTTGGCAAGAGCGTTATGCTCGTTATGTAGGCGCAGGATTTAAAACTGTTGTTACTTCAACCTTGGCTAATTCTACGAGTAACTTTCTCAATAAACTCAGTAGTTTACTAGTGTTATGGGTGGGTGCTTATTTAGTTTTGCAAGGTGAACTGACATTAGGTGAATTAATTGCGTTTCGGATTATTTCTGGTTATGTCACCAGCCCGATTTTACGTTTAGCACAACTGTGGCAAAACTTCCAAGAAACTGCCTTATCTTTAGAACGGTTAAGTGATATTGTTGATACCCCAGAAGAAGGGGAAGCAGACAGAGGTAACATTCCCTTACCAGCCATTGAAGGTGCAGTGAAATTTGACAATGTTTCCTTCCGCTTTAACCCCAATGGCCCCTTACAACTAACTAATATCAACCTGGAATTTAGCACCGGACAATTTATAGGCATTGTCGGGCAGAGTGGCTCTGGTAAAAGTACAATGATGAAATTACTGCTGCGATTATATGATGTGGAATCCGGCAGAATTTTAATTGATGGTTATGATATTGCCAAAGTCGAACTTTACTCTTTAAGAAGACAAATAGGTGTCGTTCCCCAAGAAACATTATTGTTTGACGGAACAGTACAAGAAAATATTGCTTTAACTAACCCAGAAGCAACCACCGAAGAAATTATTGAAGCCGCCCGTGTGGCTTGCGCCCATGAATTTATTATGGGCTTACCCAACGGTTACAATACCCGTGTTGGTGAAAGAGGTGCGGGACTTTCGGGAGGACAAAGACAAAGAATTGCGATCGCCCGTTCTGTACTTCAACGACCAAAACTGCTAGTCTTAGATGAGGCCACCAGTGCCTTAGATTACCCCACAGAACGCCAAGTTTGTTTAAACTTAGCCAAAGCCTTTCAAGGTAGTACAGTATTTTTCATTACCCACCGCCTAAACACCGTCAGCCATGCAGATACTATCGTTGTCATGGACGCAAGCCGAGTCATAGAACAAGGAAGTCATCAAGAGTTAATGGCTGCTAAAGGTCATTATTCTTACCTATATCAACAACAAGAAGTTAATTTGTAA
- a CDS encoding iron uptake porin yields MSNVCKKITFLSSLLFSTFPTISPTFAGETQLDTPQKELAQLTSVSQLSDILPTDWAFQALQSLVERYGCIAGYSNGSYLGNSAMSRYEFAAALNTCLAKIQEIITTAKDSSITKVDLDLIQKLQAKFSAELSIIRNRVETLESHTSNLAANQFATTTKLEAEVIIGAAGVFGETVADKDDHLNNNLDLNTNLTLAQRVRLNFLTSFTGKDELNIRLESGNIPEFDENITGTGMTRLGFDEDTNNNIGLDEVYYAFPIGDRIKTTIAITEMELNDIAKPINPLASSDSGAVSRFGRYNPIVRGIDGTGLGINYQINNNTNFGFAYLTNNAALPTEKNGLFNGNFAALGNVTYQPTHNLGIAFTYIHTYYAGGGASDVNLTGSTGSLTARSPFGNVSTTANSFGLETSWRINPKFIVSGWVGYTQAESPVTNDNAEILNYAISLAFPDLGSEGNLAGLVVGMPPKVINSSLLADHDTSLHIEGFYRFQVTENISITPGIFLITNPEHNANHDSLLVGTIRTSLEF; encoded by the coding sequence ATGTCTAATGTGTGTAAAAAAATAACTTTTTTATCAAGCTTATTATTCTCCACATTTCCAACTATTTCACCAACTTTTGCCGGAGAAACTCAGCTAGATACACCTCAAAAAGAACTAGCACAATTAACTTCAGTTTCTCAACTGTCTGATATTCTACCTACAGACTGGGCGTTTCAGGCTTTACAATCTTTGGTAGAAAGATATGGTTGTATTGCTGGTTATTCTAATGGCAGTTATTTAGGCAATAGTGCAATGTCACGTTATGAGTTTGCCGCAGCTTTAAATACTTGTCTAGCGAAAATTCAAGAAATCATAACTACAGCAAAAGATAGTTCTATAACTAAAGTAGACTTAGATTTAATTCAAAAACTCCAAGCAAAATTTTCTGCTGAATTATCCATAATTCGCAATCGTGTAGAAACTTTAGAAAGTCACACTTCTAATTTAGCAGCAAATCAATTTGCTACCACTACAAAACTAGAAGCGGAAGTTATTATAGGCGCGGCTGGCGTTTTTGGTGAAACAGTTGCCGATAAAGATGATCATCTTAATAACAATCTTGATTTAAATACAAATCTCACCTTAGCTCAACGTGTGCGGTTAAATTTTCTCACGAGTTTTACTGGTAAAGATGAATTAAATATCCGTTTAGAGTCAGGTAATATTCCTGAATTTGATGAAAATATTACCGGAACAGGAATGACACGTTTAGGTTTTGATGAAGATACGAATAATAATATTGGTCTAGATGAAGTATATTATGCTTTCCCGATTGGAGATAGAATCAAAACCACAATTGCTATCACTGAAATGGAGTTAAATGATATTGCTAAACCAATCAATCCTTTAGCAAGTAGTGATAGTGGTGCAGTTTCCCGTTTTGGTAGATATAACCCGATTGTAAGAGGTATAGATGGCACAGGGTTAGGAATAAATTATCAAATCAATAATAATACTAATTTTGGCTTTGCTTATCTAACTAATAATGCAGCTTTACCAACAGAAAAAAACGGTTTATTTAATGGTAATTTTGCTGCACTGGGAAATGTTACTTATCAACCAACTCACAATTTAGGCATTGCTTTTACCTATATTCATACTTACTATGCAGGCGGTGGAGCAAGTGACGTAAATTTGACAGGTAGCACGGGTAGTTTAACAGCGCGTAGCCCTTTTGGTAATGTTTCAACCACAGCCAACTCCTTTGGTTTAGAAACTAGCTGGCGAATCAATCCTAAGTTTATTGTTTCTGGTTGGGTGGGATATACACAAGCAGAGTCACCAGTCACAAATGATAATGCAGAGATTTTAAATTATGCCATTAGTTTAGCTTTTCCTGATTTGGGTAGTGAGGGTAATTTAGCAGGTTTAGTTGTGGGAATGCCACCAAAAGTTATTAATAGTAGTTTGCTGGCTGATCATGATACTTCCTTACATATAGAAGGTTTTTATCGATTTCAGGTGACAGAGAATATTTCGATTACTCCAGGAATATTTTTAATTACTAACCCTGAACATAATGCCAATCACGATAGTCTTTTAGTCGGAACTATTCGCACCAGCTTAGAATTTTAA
- a CDS encoding DUF427 domain-containing protein: MVFHQRIEPAPGQESVWDYPRPPRLEPVNKHIQIIFNGVTIADTHNAKRVLETSHPPSYYLPPEDIKMEYLISVPQSSFCEWKGRAGYYTIRVGDKEAQNAAWYYPSPTSAFASIKDHVAFYAHLMDACYVDGEKVQPQPGNFYGGWVTNNIVGPFKGGPGTWGW, encoded by the coding sequence ATGGTTTTTCATCAACGCATCGAACCAGCACCTGGACAAGAATCAGTATGGGATTATCCCCGTCCCCCGCGCTTAGAACCTGTCAACAAACACATACAGATAATTTTTAATGGCGTAACCATTGCAGACACCCACAACGCCAAACGTGTCTTAGAAACCAGCCATCCACCCTCTTACTACCTTCCCCCTGAAGATATCAAAATGGAATATTTGATATCAGTACCACAATCTAGTTTTTGCGAGTGGAAAGGACGCGCAGGCTATTACACCATTCGCGTTGGTGATAAAGAAGCCCAAAACGCCGCTTGGTATTATCCCAGCCCAACATCAGCATTTGCATCTATTAAAGACCATGTGGCTTTTTATGCTCATTTAATGGATGCTTGTTATGTAGATGGCGAAAAAGTCCAACCACAACCAGGAAACTTCTACGGTGGTTGGGTGACTAATAATATTGTCGGGCCATTTAAAGGCGGCCCCGGTACTTGGGGATGGTAA
- a CDS encoding SLC13 family permease, translated as MKLPVNQHKGIPINNLLVRLSKFFRISNRWQIKSLVTLFLTSLSGVVVFLPQGLSIPGRLTIFVFLLAVILWSTTSINAGYVALFSVLLLLLTGSISQEQFFESLGSDVVWLMIGAFILGGAVKQTGLATRLTQIVAAKAHNVSSLFWLLTTVLIPLSFLIPSTSGRAAVTHPIYRSVANATDDQRTRQAIALLMPTVILVSTIVSLTGAGSHLVAQDLLKEISNTSISFSQWLLYGLPFGVVASYASCWVIMRLFLDKQRLQQKLNVECLQTKPLSPPERQTLWVVLLMLALWLTEQWHGLEIATVTVIGAMILTAPNFGVIKWKDAVKAVSWNLIIFVGATLVLGKALISSGASGWLINNIFQFSDINSAKSHFLILLLIAIISLTSHIYMTSHTARAAALVPPLLYLANSLNINPVAVLFLSTLGMDYCLTFPVSSKALMVYQDADEGFKPTDLLRLSSVMIVIHLALILLFYYTWWRWVGLSL; from the coding sequence ATGAAACTACCTGTAAATCAACACAAGGGTATCCCGATAAATAATTTATTAGTGAGACTTAGTAAATTTTTTCGCATTTCCAACCGTTGGCAAATTAAGTCACTCGTAACACTATTTTTAACATCTCTATCTGGAGTAGTAGTCTTTTTACCGCAGGGTTTATCTATACCAGGAAGGTTGACTATATTTGTCTTTCTCCTAGCAGTCATTTTGTGGTCAACGACTTCAATTAATGCTGGTTATGTGGCTTTATTTTCTGTGCTATTGCTGCTATTAACCGGAAGCATTTCTCAAGAACAGTTTTTTGAGTCTTTGGGGTCTGATGTTGTTTGGTTAATGATAGGGGCGTTTATTTTAGGAGGTGCAGTTAAGCAAACAGGTTTAGCCACAAGACTGACTCAAATAGTGGCAGCAAAAGCACATAATGTTAGCAGTTTATTTTGGCTATTAACTACAGTTTTAATTCCCCTATCTTTTTTAATTCCCTCGACTTCGGGACGTGCTGCTGTTACCCATCCGATTTATCGTAGTGTCGCCAATGCTACAGACGATCAACGAACTCGTCAGGCGATCGCACTCTTAATGCCCACTGTAATTCTAGTCTCTACAATCGTTTCGCTCACAGGCGCAGGCTCCCATTTAGTCGCCCAAGATTTACTAAAAGAAATTTCTAATACCAGTATTTCTTTTAGTCAGTGGTTACTTTATGGCTTACCTTTTGGAGTTGTTGCTAGTTACGCCTCTTGTTGGGTAATTATGCGGTTGTTTTTAGACAAACAACGCCTGCAACAAAAATTAAATGTGGAATGTTTACAAACAAAACCTTTATCTCCACCAGAACGCCAAACATTATGGGTTGTTTTGTTAATGTTGGCACTGTGGCTAACAGAACAATGGCATGGTTTAGAAATAGCTACCGTCACCGTCATCGGTGCCATGATTCTCACCGCGCCGAACTTTGGAGTGATTAAATGGAAAGATGCTGTCAAAGCTGTTTCCTGGAATTTGATTATTTTTGTCGGTGCAACTTTAGTATTAGGCAAAGCATTAATCAGTTCTGGTGCTTCGGGATGGTTGATTAATAATATTTTTCAATTTAGTGACATCAACAGCGCCAAATCTCACTTCTTAATTTTGCTACTAATTGCCATTATTTCTCTCACTTCCCACATATATATGACTTCTCACACCGCTAGGGCAGCAGCTTTAGTACCACCGTTGCTTTACCTCGCTAACAGTTTAAATATCAATCCTGTTGCTGTCTTATTTCTCAGCACTTTGGGGATGGACTATTGCCTAACTTTTCCTGTCAGTTCTAAAGCATTAATGGTTTATCAAGATGCCGACGAAGGTTTTAAACCAACAGATTTACTCCGGTTAAGTTCAGTAATGATTGTGATTCACTTGGCTTTAATTCTGCTGTTTTATTACACCTGGTGGCGTTGGGTAGGATTATCTCTCTAA
- a CDS encoding phosphorylase: MMNTVILVPQGAEYKAVSRGLRQNTESIPTVLAIPVGMQPLTKYLQQLDKQHSPAKVIVMGLCGSLRQNYAVGDVVLYQSCTYQGLVQECDRTLMNHLSAVLSKVSLVKGLTSDRVIWSATEKSSLAATSNCDVVDMESFAALQFFQAMGIEVTVLRVVSDDSLHDIPDLSDAISTDGSLQTLPLAWGLISQPIAATRLIRGSLQGLKVLEKVTQALFIKGE; encoded by the coding sequence ATGATGAACACTGTGATTTTAGTGCCGCAGGGTGCAGAGTATAAAGCTGTGTCTCGTGGCTTGCGTCAAAATACGGAGTCTATACCAACGGTTTTGGCAATACCAGTGGGAATGCAGCCGTTGACGAAATACTTGCAGCAATTGGACAAACAGCATTCACCAGCCAAGGTAATAGTGATGGGTTTGTGTGGTAGCTTGCGCCAGAATTACGCTGTTGGGGATGTGGTGTTATATCAAAGTTGCACTTATCAAGGACTTGTGCAAGAATGCGATCGCACCTTGATGAATCATTTATCTGCTGTACTATCAAAAGTCTCATTAGTGAAAGGCTTGACAAGCGATCGCGTCATCTGGTCTGCTACAGAAAAATCATCGTTAGCGGCAACATCTAACTGTGATGTTGTTGATATGGAAAGTTTCGCTGCTTTACAGTTTTTTCAAGCAATGGGAATTGAAGTGACTGTCTTACGGGTGGTCAGTGATGACAGTTTACATGATATTCCTGACCTTTCCGATGCTATCAGTACCGATGGTTCACTGCAAACTTTACCTTTAGCGTGGGGTTTAATCAGTCAACCCATCGCAGCGACTCGGCTAATTCGTGGTTCTTTGCAAGGTTTAAAGGTACTGGAAAAAGTCACTCAAGCACTGTTCATCAAAGGCGAATAA
- a CDS encoding response regulator transcription factor: MQKILIVEDEIRIASFIEKGLRQNGFNTAIANNGEQALQMLTTAKFDLLLLDINISVKDGLTVMSELREHNLLIPTIIVSANHDILKKVSQSGNKAVPYISKPFKFTDLLNSVRAHLSPNN; encoded by the coding sequence ATGCAGAAAATTTTGATTGTTGAAGATGAAATTCGGATTGCATCATTTATTGAAAAAGGCTTGCGGCAGAATGGTTTTAATACTGCGATCGCAAATAATGGCGAACAAGCTTTACAAATGTTAACTACAGCCAAATTTGATTTATTGTTATTAGATATTAATATCTCTGTCAAGGATGGTTTAACAGTTATGTCTGAATTACGCGAACATAATTTACTGATTCCCACCATCATAGTTAGCGCAAATCATGACATTTTAAAAAAAGTTTCTCAATCAGGAAATAAAGCTGTCCCTTACATCAGTAAACCATTTAAATTTACCGATTTATTGAACAGCGTTCGCGCTCATTTATCGCCAAATAATTAA